The Thermothielavioides terrestris NRRL 8126 chromosome 2, complete sequence genome includes a region encoding these proteins:
- a CDS encoding glycosyltransferase family 62 protein (CAZy_ID 269792): MLPLASSGSKVTPRHHMAGYSNGYPRGSTFDISPHRFQPRSSTPAQRSRRTQSFVRLAIVAAVLFLIVLLSWSGRGRTSFLSIFSLGLLSSDPSNFELETMRYYDLSNVQGTARGWDREERILLCVPLRDAETHLPMFFSHLRNFTYPHHLIDVAFLVSDSKDNTLDVLVQNMEAIQGSDNTSMHFGEISIIEKDFGQTVNQDVESRHGFAAQASRRKLMARARNWLLSAALRPYHSWVYWRDVDVETAPFTILEDLMRHNKDIIVPNVWRPLPEWLGGEQPYDLNSWQESEPALALADSLDEDAVIVEGYAEYATWRPHLAYLRDPYGDPDMEMELDGVGGVSILAKAKVFRYGANFPAFSFEKHAETEGFGKMAKRMQFSVIGLPHYTIWHAYEPSVEDIKHMEQMEREKLAQEQAEKEKAEKVMKLKESFSDATGQWEKDKSELQKITLQEKKKEAAADAEAAVAKNNAGSKAAGDKTEEKAAARNDDKELGKT, translated from the exons ATGCTCCCGCTCGCATCTTCGGGGTCCAAGGTGACCCCCCGCCATCATATGGCCGGCTATTCGAACGGGTATCCACGGGGCAGCACCTTCGACATCTCTCCTCACAG ATTCCAGCCGCGGAGCTCGACACcagcgcagcgcagcagACGAACCCAATCCTTCGTGCGACTCGCCATCGTAGCCGCCGTTCTCTTCCTCATTGTGCTGCTGTCATGgtccggccgcggccgcaccTCCTTCCTCTCCATATTctcgctcggcctgctctCGAGCGACCCCAGCAACTTCGAGCTCGAAACGATGCGCTACTACGACCTGTCTAACGTGCAGGGCACCGCGCGCGGCTGGGACCGCGAGGAGCGCATCCTGCTCTGCGTGCcgctgcgcgacgccgagacgCACCTGCCCATGTTCTTCTCGCACCTGCGCAACTTCACGTACCCGCACCACCTGATCGACGTGGCGTTCTTGGTGTCGGATTCGAAGGACAACACGCTGGATGTGCTGGTCCAGAACATGGAGGCGATCCAGGGGAGCGACAACACGTCGATGCACTTTGGGGAGATCTCGATCATCGAGAAGGACTTTGGCCAGACCGTCAACCAAGACGTCGAGAGCCGCCACGGGTTTGCTGCGCAGGCCAGCAGGCGGAAGCTCATGGCGAGAGCGCGGAATTGGCTGCTGAGCGCGGCCCTGCGCCCCTACCACTCGTGGGTGTACTGGCGGGATGTGGACGTGGAGACGGCGCCGTTTACCATCTTGGAGGACCTCATGCGGCATAACAAGGATATCATCGTCCCAA ACGTCTGGCGGCCTCTGCCCGAGTGGCTCGGTGGAGAGCAGCCGTACGACCTCAACTCGTGGCAGGAGTCGGAGCCGGCCCTGGCCCTCGCCGATTCCCTCGACGAGGATGCCGTCATTGTGGAGGGCTATGCTGAGTACGCGACGTGGCGGCCGCATTTGGCATACCTTCGGGACCCCTATGGCGACCCTGACATGGAGATGGAGTTGGACGGTGTTGGCGGTGTGAgcatcctggccaaggccaaggTCTTCCGCTACGGCGCCAACTTCCCGGCCTTCAGCTTTGAGAAGCACGCCGAGACGGAGGGGTTCGGAAAG ATGGCAAAGAGGATGCAGTTCTCCGTCATCGGCCTGCCTCACTACACGATCTGGCACGCCTATGAGCCCAGTGTGGAGGACATTAAGCACATGGAG CAAATGGAGCGGGAGAAGCTTGCGCAAGAACAAGCAGAGAAAGAGAAAGCGGAGAAGGTCATGAAGCTGAAGGAGTCGTTCAGCGACGCTACCGGACAGTGGGAGAAGGACAAGTCGGAGCTACAAAAGATTACCCTCcaggaaaagaagaaagaggctgccgccgacgccgaagccgcggTTGCAAAGAATAACGCTGGCAGTAAGGCTGCGGGTGACAAGacggaggagaaggccgcgGCGAGAAACGACGACAAGGAGCTTGGCAAGACCTGA